GAAATACGCGAATCATTTTTGTTGGTCTTTTTTTATGTACGGTACCCTGCTTTCCACATCGACCGAGACGCTAAACTGCACTATTCCGCAGTTCAAAGGTCAGATGTTGAGAAAGAACTAGAAGTATAACTTGATGTCGATACAAAAAGTTAAGAAGTCTGGTTGAAGCCTCATGGCATTTACACCATCCAGAGGGAAAAAATTGGTGATCCATCTACAACTAACATTGAATTGAGTGACTTACATACATACTTATCGAGATAATTCATCGATAATCCTATGCACAAAGTCACGGTTAAAACATTTCATAGCTCCAGGGGAAAAACAACTTTTGTGATGTATTGACttgaacaaaattattgaaatttctGTTCTTACGTATCTAATATTAAGTATTGGGTTAATTTTATATCTTTCATTGAGGCAAACAGAATTTGGTAGGAAATAAGTGCCGAAATCCGGAGCAACAGGAACTGCAAGCACGAAGCGTAGCTTCGACGGATTGCAGTCACAAATTTGCAGTTGTGAAGGTTAAATAAGCaattgattatttttgtttGCATAGGTAAATGTATCATTGAAAGCAATAAGCATCAAGTTTCAGTCTTGAGAGGGAATAACTAAATTTAACGATTAAGTTCAGCAAAACTTGTAGCTTAAAATTATAAGTCGTAATGCCTGAAAACAATCGCCACATGTGCAACGTCTCTTGCCTCAGCAAAGATGTAGATCGCGTGATATTCGGAAAACCACACGATAATTTAGCTGTCAATTGTGTTCAACTGTAACATTCAATGCTCGTCCTACAAAATAATTCGTCCTACTATAGTTCTactgttttaaatttgtatCGCAATCCCCGCAAATGGGTGTTAGCCTACTGAAGAACCAATTTATGTGTACCGACGCTGCTTTCACATTAGGCTGTACCGATTCGGATTTCGGAGTTAGATACCATTTTTCGATTTGATGGCAAATACACTAAATAGGAAATATTTGCTCTTtatcaatgaatatatatatataacaaatggTAAAAAGCACGCGTATCCTAATACTCGCAACTCGTCTCTCTTCAGAAGACTTACCGGTATCGATTCTAGACTTTCATTTCCATATACtcgagcattgctctcttgttattaatgttttgaaatattactaATTTTATGTAGCATATATTATTGTGatgaatttgttatttttattgataattcCGAGCTATCTTTGTATACTCGATCTTACTAATGGAATTCTAATCATTGACACCTGGCTGGTTCCAGATTCAATAATACAAGGTAAATAGAGTATAGTATTCTAATAAACCGTGCATTGTTCAAATTTAAGTGAAGAATATACGAAATAACTATCATAACCAAGTTGTCAGTTtgtcacacacaataagaaacatatAACTCACTTagaagaaaagagtcatatgtcaaaATTGCATTagaaatatggcttcaataaaaatatttgagcgAATCATCTCGACCTTTTGCGGACAAGAAAAAACAAGATGTCGGCGATTCAAAATTTCGGCTGAACCGATTTGAATAATATGGCAATCGATTCGAAATTCCCAGCCTCTAAACAAATTCCGCCATCGGGAGTTGCTCGGAACAATATCCTCTTATATTATAGTATATACAGAATGACCCCAAAACACAGAGCCTAGTCAATGTCCACTTCTCCGACATGGAAACATAGAAATTGTGCTTCATGTTGAACATATGGGTTCCGTTTATTGGGCcatcctgtatatatatataagtattgcTGTCGTGCACTTTCCTGTGGATCCCCTTACCAATTCACAACACATAAATATGAACATTTCTATTCAGCTTCAAGCGACCCAAAAGCGCTATGTTACATCGCTCAGGAATGGGCGCGAACGACGGGACGAACTGTACCTAAATGCTCATCAAAATCTAGTTTCTTTGAAGAACAATCTAACCAAGCACTAAAATGGTGCGTTTATAAAGACGGAAGTCTTATTTTACACACGTCAGAACTCAAATCCCGATTTTATGTAGACTGCAAAAAATCACGACGTGAGTTTACTGTTTATGATTTTTCAATACTTTGCTTTTGTGAGTTGTAAGACCTacattttaccatttttttttggtgtaatatttctatatattatGCTATAcgccaggggtggccaacctatggcgcatgcgccaaacgcggcgcattgcatgattagaggtggcgcattgcatctttaacccttttcatgccaaaattgttaattgcacttggcttctccacgccaagccgtttttttgcgattcacacggtgacttttgattgtacctaaaatctattccttactccacgtcgcccacttacggcttgttggaattagaaacaacaggcgattatcgacgttagcttttggacggactttatgaaattcattctagactttccgcaaaaattagtaaaatttactattttttccctacttaagtaaaaagttcagaacttctggaaaaatagaaaatcgtcatttatcagcttgaaacacagcttatcagcttgaaacacaGCTTTCCATTGCTCAGACgtcccaaatatctcccaataaccatttaacaaccagttgaattgcccaatTGGAAAAAGAGGATTTGTCCCAATTTCCTCACATAAAAGAACACCGTGAATGTGCTGCTGGTAATGGCAATTTGGCAATATACACAGAAAAAATCAAGTTATTGCAAGAGTCATTTGAAAGTCgttttcatgatatttcaaaagaagaAGACTCTATACTTGCTTTTATAAATCCATTTTCACTTAGTGAACTAATCATAATAAAGATGCCAAGCAATGTACAATTGGAAATAATTGACTTGAAAACTCatccatcattgaaaattaaatttgatgagctttcttcagtcccaagtgcagctgacatgatcaagttctggcaatcgttaccccgtgaaaattttccaaaactgggaaaatttgcccagggttttatatatctgccatgaaactaattaaaagcaaagcgaggtcaagacttacagatttaaatttgaagaatgcactgctcctctcagtaacaaacttaactccaagaataaaaaaaactggcgaaagtaaaacagcagcaaaagtctcataaaggcggtacttaaataaaattgatcagttttatttattatacttccttgcttaatttctattcatgtgaagttgtaaattgtaaaaactacatatacgtgtgtatatatgtgtgtgtattataaattttcataatttcaacaagaagcggacattaggcgtgggaattcaagagatttacggcgcatctgaaacattatgtttaaaacgtggcgcatggtatgtgaaaggttggccacccctgctatacGCCATAATTctttctttgtaatttttcatttatcacCGTGCAACGAGTTTGAGTTGTGATAAACTCCTGGAAATGTATAGTATGTAGCTATTAATTTCCAACCTACATTTGAAAACCATTATCGTCAACACTTGGACGAAGGTTTTCTATAAAGATATGTTGTTTTTACACTCATATATGCAATTACCGATATCTATAAATATCGGAAATGTGACGaggaaaaaattcaattttaaataccaATACTAACTAACTTTCAACTAAATAATAACACCACTATACCACAATGATAAACCTGCATATATAGCTAGCTCCTGGTACGTATTGGTATTCATTCCCCGTTAAGTTGTAGGTCCTAGTCTTTGCTTCACGAAACTTGTGAATTAATcgtttattatattttgaagcTAAGTGTGTTAATTTGTTATAgattaaatttcatttgaaatccTGCGAAACAATCCATGCCCAACTGTTTCAGCAAGTCAATAACATCATCATCAAATCCGGCTTATTAACTCTGGAACCTCGCATGTACACTCGATTTTTAAATCACGTCTACCCTTTGTTTAGTTTGTCCCGAAGGCACCATATTTGAGACAACAAACCGATGTGAAACTTCATGCTTAGACGcattgtatttcaaaaatattaaaaattcgtACACGTGCAGAAATAAGTGTATTTGTCCACCACgtatgtataaaaataaagaCGGAAAATGCGTAGAAGAGTCACAATGCAAATGGACCGGTAAGTCGAATAACATTAgctggcgctccggaagtatgcgtaccaatatgaaggtaactaattttgttcgcctattttacatcatgTTGTATAAGAGGGACTGAAACCCATTGGCCTGGGGTATAATTACTTAGCTAAtatagacagtccccgaactcgtaatagaactaaaataaggaaaaccggGAGTATTTTTAGCTGTACTTACTGTaagagatatatatcatatcaaaaccCTACTAAAGTCTGTCGCGAAAATTTGGACTCTGACTTCAGTAAGTCtcattttaaattcgaaataaatgttttctatatatttatataattttatatctaAATTGATTGCATTAAAATTAGTGAACGCAGCTATAAAAAGACATACCGAAGTGTTATTGTTCTGTATGCATGTATCACATCAATAACAATATCTATATtgttctttttgttttattactaTAGACGGCTGTGAACTACCGAAGGTTTACGGGAGTACATCTAAATGTCCGGCGACATGTGCGACCCCGAAACCGGCACAATGCGAAATGATGGAAAATAAACAATGTGTTTGCCCATCAAATATGGTCCAATATAGCGTGAGAAACAAAACATGCGTAAGGATGACAGACTGTCCGAATCTTGGTATAaggcttgtttttatttttatttattttttatttatttgaaaatacacTGATGCATTTTCCAGTAACCCTGGCCTCCGCCATACAGGGggacaaaaaaatgtttatttataaaaataaatacgaaaAAGATTTTACCCTAAAAAGATATAACAACTTAGTAAAAAAGAAATAGTGCTGCACTGCTGCTTTTCTAACTGAGCCGGTCCCTCAAAGAAATAGAAGTGAAAAGATAATGGAATCATGCCAGTTGATCGGATAATATTTgtattcgatatatatatataaattaatataggGACAGACTCTCGATGTTGATCTTCTGCATTCAGACTTCATTGGAACGGAAGGAACTTGCTACATTCACAAGTTATGGGCATTGTTGGATTCTCGATATATACCTCATTGCTCATCAATTAATAAATACCACAGTGAACAAACGGATGGATACATGAAATGGTGCGTGTATGACGATGGAACTTCAATTGAGCATACGTTGGATATAATACAGAAGTTCCCATATAATTGTGAAAAGACGAGAGGTAAGGaggatatttttttattattgttaatatcaagcGTCTAGATCACATGCAATACATAATGGATCTATAAAATGGTGCGCGCATAGCAATGGAGCTCCAATAGAACATACCTTCGATGTGATACAGATTTTTCCATACAACTGTGAAAAAGCGATATGTAAGGAAGTTGTTCTATTTTATTGTTGTTGATACTCAAGCGTCAATATCATATGTGATAAAATTATTCTGCTGTTAAATCTTGGGTCGTCATATGACTGAGCCATCTTATTGGTTTTGCTATCCCCtgtgaaaaatatgaatatcataGGATTCACAGGTTAGCTGCTAAAACTGCATCTGTATAGCTGCACGGACCGTGTTTTCCCAATGGCCGATTAGGACCAAATCCATTTAGTGGCagaattattgtatatttatttagaCTAAAAACTATTTAATGGAGGCTCTGACTGTCAAATTGGGTTTCATTCATTCATTATAATTTAAAATCTATACATAAGATATACGTATGCGTGATAAGAGATAAACACTTTTCAGCTTGTCCAAAAGACACCGTGTATGAAAATACTCAAAGATGTGAAGCTAGTTGCGACGATGCACCAAGTAGCAGGTTATTCAAAATGACATTTCACTGCAAAAACAAATGCATTTGTGCGCGTGGAATGTACAGAAATAAAGACGGAAACTGCGTGTGGGAAGAAGATTGCAAATCTATAATACGTAAGTTCATGTCACAACCTGGTGCTTTGATGTCAAACAAGAATACTATTGATCGAACCGTTTATCCGTTTTCAGATTTCTGTGAAAAGCCCAAAGCAATATCATACATTGTTACTTACATTACATTGTTCCTTATTAAACCATAGGTCTGCGATGTTTTCCTTTTAACGCTTCCTTTAAAATTATGGTGGAAATTCCTACCAAAACACATTTGACCAGCGTATTCGGATAGATTCTAATGGCCAATTTCAGAAGAAAACGATCACTATATGTCGGCTTTTGTTTGCGAACGAAAATTTATGTGACAAAAAGTAAGTACGTAACTGAGTGTTGCTCTGTGTAATGAATTTTTTCATCCCTAATATACATATTGGGTATTCGACGCATGCATTGAATGCTCTTTTTTAGTTTACTCCTTTCTTTAGTtcattaatataaaaacaagaaattttcTTCGTAAAGATAGACACttcaaataattaaaatgagaattataaaataagacttgaactaaaaaaaaaaaaagattcggAAATAATCGAATCGGAACATTCCGGTTGGAAATTTGATTCGAATCAGTGTGTGCACCTACCAGAACGCAACATTTTGGCGCAGTCTCACGGCGTTGCAatgattattataatataaattacaaaaaatacagcaaaacaatattttgaaataagctCAATACTCTCGGGACTAGCCGTCGCAATGCTCTTCTATCGTGTTCATAGATCCAGTATATCTgcagtaccggtatatattgatttttgtaCTCATTGGTTGACGAAGTGACGGTTCTTTGACTTAATTCGTATATAACCGGGACAACATCATACAAATTTTCAGATAAATGTGACTCGCCAAAAGTATTCCAATCATGTCCATCCATGTGCCAGCCTAGTTGTGACAGGCCAAAAATTACGGGATGCAGGCTTGGATGTAGCGCTATAAATTGCGTTTGTCCTGAAGGAATGGTGCAGATAGATGAAAGTAATCCTACCTGCATTAGACTTTCTGACTGTCCAGGTAAGACAGGGAGAGTTGTGAGCGCGAGTAATGGGTGATATTAAGCTTACCCTGATATATTTTCTAATAAGCTCTTTTGCTTTCAATTCAATGGTTAGACCAGGGGTGTAcaacccgcgggccaaatgcgcccacaaagaaaaattaggcagcccgcggagaagtgccaattttaaatCGCTTGTGGCCGCGAAacgaatatttaatttagtttaatctggtacgggcgagtaattccaatccctttaaCATCTGTGTATATGGAGTTACAATGcactaacagctagcttgtgcgaggcgaacaacgcatgtcatagaatcaataaccaaaatttttgtgcctggaaatactagaaagcctatgttaaatgaaggtgcggtCCGCGGTTTCACTCAGTTATTCGTATCTGGCCCTGCtatattaaaggttgcacacccttgagTTAgacagttatttatttttaaatgcacGAACTATAAAGTGATGCCTTCTACGCTATCGTGTTCATACACCTACGCCTGCGTTTCCAAAACTGTcttccgcgagcgtcttccaATTGTTCCGCGGAAAAGAGATCGAAATTACGACTATATTGGTCCCCATAGCGATCACAGGATCCGGAAGTTATCGTCCAACTAGCGACTGTTCAATATCGCCTACCCGTCCGCTTAAAGCAGACTAACTTTTTGggggtagtggcattttcgttaaccgtcggtcTAGTTTTTTGACTGCCAAGTGTATTATCAAGTTTACTGCAATCTTTTTGATTTTGCTATGGacaaacatgtaggcctaaaaAAGTTCTAACTCTTTTTTCTCAATACCtggcctggttttactttgaaatgctcaTGTTAAATAACTGCTTGCTCCAAAATAACTCATGTTtcctaaactcgattcagcagataaataaactgcagcaaGTACTTCTACCCCAATTGTTACGTATTATTGGAAGCAAAGGGTACAtaatagaaagtaaacgacatagaagggtaaaatgaatttattgattcacatacacagcatttaaaatgagaaacaataaaacatttatggtaaatgcaatatgttacatattcaatcatattttggtTATGATTAAcgcaattctgttagttttcgcggcgcattttgCAACACTAGTGCGCTGTGGTGcaccctttgggaaccgctgcattAAACTATTTTTCTTCGTCAATTCTacactttcattttttgg
The genomic region above belongs to Styela clava chromosome 13, kaStyClav1.hap1.2, whole genome shotgun sequence and contains:
- the LOC120332327 gene encoding zonadhesin-like isoform X2, with protein sequence MNLLFLLIIPSYLCILDLTNGILIIDTWLVPDSIIQASSDPKALCYIAQEWARTTGRTVPKCSSKSSFFEEQSNQALKWCVYKDGSLILHTSELKSRFYVDCKKSRLCPEGTIFETTNRCETSCLDALYFKNIKNSYTCRNKCICPPRMYKNKDGKCVEESQCKWTDGCELPKVYGSTSKCPATCATPKPAQCEMMENKQCVCPSNMVQYSVRNKTCVRMTDCPNLDFIGTEGTCYIHKLWALLDSRYIPHCSSINKYHSEQTDGYMKWCVYDDGTSIEHTLDIIQKFPYNCEKTRACPKDTVYENTQRCEASCDDAPSSRLFKMTFHCKNKCICARGMYRNKDGNCVWEEDCKSIIRACERPKVFQSCPSMCQPTCDRPKITGCRRGCSDMNCVCPEGMVQRDESNRTCIRPSECPVKECEPPKVRIKCSTSCPETCDEKSRHCSNKCTSDYTCGCPENYIQMSMKDQTCVKKGECPRCIPPKVYQKCALPCQPTCLFPKRTICGRSCGNRKCVCPPGMIQVDRHNYTCIEASECPKADKRIRKKRRINLPT
- the LOC120332327 gene encoding zonadhesin-like isoform X1 — translated: MNLLFLLIIPSYLCILDLTNGILIIDTWLVPDSIIQASSDPKALCYIAQEWARTTGRTVPKCSSKSSFFEEQSNQALKWCVYKDGSLILHTSELKSRFYVDCKKSRLCPEGTIFETTNRCETSCLDALYFKNIKNSYTCRNKCICPPRMYKNKDGKCVEESQCKWTDGCELPKVYGSTSKCPATCATPKPAQCEMMENKQCVCPSNMVQYSVRNKTCVRMTDCPNLDFIGTEGTCYIHKLWALLDSRYIPHCSSINKYHSEQTDGYMKWCVYDDGTSIEHTLDIIQKFPYNCEKTRACPKDTVYENTQRCEASCDDAPSSRLFKMTFHCKNKCICARGMYRNKDGNCVWEEDCKSIIHKCDSPKVFQSCPSMCQPSCDRPKITGCRLGCSAINCVCPEGMVQIDESNPTCIRLSDCPGACERPKVFQSCPSMCQPTCDRPKITGCRRGCSDMNCVCPEGMVQRDESNRTCIRPSECPVKECEPPKVRIKCSTSCPETCDEKSRHCSNKCTSDYTCGCPENYIQMSMKDQTCVKKGECPRCIPPKVYQKCALPCQPTCLFPKRTICGRSCGNRKCVCPPGMIQVDRHNYTCIEASECPKADKRIRKKRRINLPT
- the LOC120332327 gene encoding zonadhesin-like isoform X3 — its product is MYKNKDGKCVEESQCKWTDGCELPKVYGSTSKCPATCATPKPAQCEMMENKQCVCPSNMVQYSVRNKTCVRMTDCPNLDFIGTEGTCYIHKLWALLDSRYIPHCSSINKYHSEQTDGYMKWCVYDDGTSIEHTLDIIQKFPYNCEKTRACPKDTVYENTQRCEASCDDAPSSRLFKMTFHCKNKCICARGMYRNKDGNCVWEEDCKSIIHKCDSPKVFQSCPSMCQPSCDRPKITGCRLGCSAINCVCPEGMVQIDESNPTCIRLSDCPGACERPKVFQSCPSMCQPTCDRPKITGCRRGCSDMNCVCPEGMVQRDESNRTCIRPSECPVKECEPPKVRIKCSTSCPETCDEKSRHCSNKCTSDYTCGCPENYIQMSMKDQTCVKKGECPRCIPPKVYQKCALPCQPTCLFPKRTICGRSCGNRKCVCPPGMIQVDRHNYTCIEASECPKADKRIRKKRRINLPT